A region of Planococcus sp. MSAK28401 DNA encodes the following proteins:
- a CDS encoding EAL domain-containing protein, which produces MSPITDLVSSYNLPLVALSILVAVFSASVALDISSRLKYAKNVSHLRWITAGAFILGLGIWSMHFIGMLAFHLPVEVSYHFGLVLLSIVPAVISCAIAFYLISKPSVNWRNLFTGAFFISAGIVSMHYLGMDAMRMDAMISYDPVMWALSALIAFAASFIGLALLFYIPNVPRFHWRKLAGAVLIGLAVSGMHYTGMAAADFSQMDHSVVGQSAPFSVNGTLLAYGIGGGMLMLFVLTLASVRTDRRLEMQSEESEMKFQSVIESAKDAIIVADFQGTIVQWNQGAETIFGYSKKEILGHNISVIVPDRFKEAHNKGMEVYRKTRKSKVIGSTIELTGCRKDGSEFQLEMSVGTWETEKGVFFSSILRDITERKASEDKINDLVYLDPLTGLPNRRLFNDRLDSLLRQADERGLNFSLFYMDLDNFKMINDRFGHSIGDLFLQSVASRLEAQITPKDTLSRLGGDEFILLLPNTEYNKAADRAQELINALNAPFRFENEEIFTSVSVGISMFPFDGADSETLVKNADIAMYQAKEGGKNAFQFFTREMNETIDRKSKLATGLRKGLEHGEFTIHYQPQISLKTEQIIGVEALLRWNHPEWGMISPAEFIPIAEETGSITKIGEFVLEEACRQNKYWQDIGLAPFRVAVNISARQFAQKDLTEIVSTVLKKTGLAAQYLELELTETIIQNADSAITTMEELAALGVHLSIDDFGTGYSSLSYLKLFPIDSLKIDQHFTRNIKSDSKDAALVKTIIRMAHDLELNVIAEGVETAEQLEFLKTEQCNQAQGYYFNRPLPAQEIEDIYYTTKPA; this is translated from the coding sequence GTGAGTCCCATAACAGATCTCGTCAGTTCGTATAACCTTCCTCTCGTCGCCCTTTCCATTCTGGTTGCCGTCTTCTCGGCTTCCGTCGCACTCGATATCAGCAGCCGCTTGAAATATGCCAAAAACGTATCGCATTTGCGTTGGATTACAGCGGGTGCTTTTATTCTGGGACTCGGCATCTGGTCGATGCATTTCATCGGCATGCTGGCGTTTCATCTGCCGGTCGAAGTCTCCTATCATTTCGGCCTGGTTTTATTGTCGATCGTACCGGCAGTCATTTCTTGTGCAATCGCCTTCTATCTCATCAGCAAGCCCTCCGTCAATTGGCGAAACTTATTTACCGGAGCTTTCTTCATCAGCGCCGGAATCGTGTCGATGCATTATCTCGGCATGGACGCCATGCGCATGGATGCGATGATTTCCTACGACCCAGTCATGTGGGCTTTGTCGGCACTCATTGCCTTTGCCGCATCGTTTATCGGCTTGGCGTTGCTGTTCTACATCCCGAATGTACCGAGATTTCATTGGCGCAAGCTGGCTGGTGCGGTTTTAATCGGGCTCGCGGTTTCAGGGATGCATTATACCGGCATGGCTGCGGCCGATTTCTCGCAAATGGACCACTCAGTTGTTGGGCAAAGCGCGCCATTTTCAGTTAACGGTACGCTTCTCGCCTATGGCATCGGTGGCGGCATGCTAATGCTTTTCGTGCTGACGCTCGCCAGTGTGCGGACTGACCGCCGTCTGGAAATGCAGTCGGAAGAATCCGAGATGAAATTCCAATCCGTCATCGAATCCGCGAAAGATGCGATTATCGTAGCGGATTTCCAAGGCACGATCGTTCAATGGAATCAAGGCGCTGAAACAATTTTTGGCTATAGCAAAAAAGAAATCCTTGGACACAATATCAGCGTCATTGTACCGGACCGCTTTAAAGAAGCACATAATAAAGGCATGGAAGTTTACCGTAAGACGCGCAAGTCAAAAGTTATCGGCAGTACCATCGAATTGACGGGCTGCCGGAAAGACGGCAGTGAATTCCAGCTCGAAATGTCAGTCGGTACATGGGAAACGGAAAAAGGCGTCTTCTTCAGCAGCATTCTCCGGGACATCACCGAACGCAAAGCGTCTGAAGACAAAATCAACGATCTTGTCTATCTGGACCCTTTGACCGGTTTGCCGAACCGTCGTTTGTTCAACGACCGACTCGACTCATTGCTGCGTCAGGCAGATGAACGGGGCTTGAATTTCTCGCTATTCTATATGGACTTGGATAATTTCAAGATGATTAACGACCGCTTCGGGCATTCCATCGGAGATCTCTTTTTGCAAAGTGTCGCCAGCCGCCTGGAGGCTCAAATCACTCCGAAAGATACCCTTTCACGGCTTGGCGGCGATGAATTCATCCTGCTTTTGCCCAATACTGAATACAACAAAGCCGCAGACCGGGCACAGGAACTGATCAACGCCTTGAACGCGCCGTTCCGCTTTGAAAACGAAGAAATCTTCACAAGTGTTTCTGTCGGCATCAGCATGTTCCCCTTTGACGGCGCCGATTCCGAAACCCTGGTCAAGAACGCTGACATCGCGATGTATCAAGCAAAAGAAGGAGGAAAGAACGCTTTCCAATTTTTCACGCGTGAAATGAACGAAACGATCGATCGGAAATCGAAGCTCGCTACCGGCTTGCGCAAGGGCTTGGAGCACGGTGAATTCACCATCCACTATCAACCGCAGATCAGCTTGAAAACCGAACAAATCATTGGTGTCGAAGCGTTGCTGCGGTGGAATCACCCCGAATGGGGAATGATTTCGCCTGCAGAATTCATCCCCATCGCCGAAGAAACCGGAAGCATCACGAAAATCGGCGAATTCGTCTTGGAAGAAGCGTGCCGCCAAAATAAATACTGGCAGGATATAGGGCTCGCCCCGTTCCGTGTCGCAGTCAATATTTCCGCGCGCCAGTTTGCGCAAAAGGATTTAACTGAAATCGTCAGCACCGTCTTGAAAAAAACCGGTTTGGCCGCACAGTACTTGGAATTAGAACTGACGGAGACAATTATCCAAAATGCAGACAGCGCCATCACCACCATGGAAGAACTGGCAGCGCTCGGCGTCCATTTATCGATTGACGATTTCGGCACCGGCTATTCCTCACTCAGCTATTTGAAGCTATTCCCGATCGACAGCTTGAAGATTGACCAGCATTTCACCCGCAATATCAAAAGCGACTCCAAAGATGCGGCACTCGTCAAAACCATCATCCGCATGGCGCATGACCTGGAATTGAACGTCATCGCAGAAGGCGTCGAAACCGCAGAACAGCTAGAGTTCTTGAAAACCGAGCAATGCAACCAGGCGCAAGGCTATTACTTCAACCGCCCGCTGCCGGCGCAGGAAATCGAGGATATTTACTATACGACGAAACCGGCTTGA
- a CDS encoding anti-sigma factor, whose translation MTEWNEALEKKILKKSRFVLTVRILRILMIGVLIYGAYMIALAFITDGMQVAEENDYYTKLALDWTVPNVRGAFGFEEEEVSPLGTSAFSYPLVRTVGKKEMVVGQAQVTKRLANSLSSIEYQTPSRDELDRFFFFYPEDPRNGNSLKAYGQPDVWGTLDKLHEGTVAELAFSTDRFMTPEELIAQLEPYDIDVLWMPLHTGEFETFTPGSWGGGGDDLSVNTVFGLTGGQSASDDFRSFSSIYRLDSETIQDSKQMMMANMETLLEEKSASYYERFLGLDYLNERHDYIEKNGFTVYGAVVTGPVKELLKLEEEAVVAGEQLGQVELWNWEEE comes from the coding sequence ATGACAGAATGGAATGAAGCCTTGGAAAAGAAAATACTAAAGAAATCCCGTTTTGTGTTAACGGTGCGGATTCTCCGTATATTAATGATTGGAGTGCTAATCTACGGTGCTTATATGATCGCTTTAGCATTTATTACCGACGGGATGCAAGTGGCAGAGGAGAATGATTATTATACGAAGCTCGCATTGGATTGGACGGTGCCCAATGTCCGCGGGGCATTTGGGTTCGAAGAAGAAGAAGTTTCTCCCTTAGGCACCAGTGCATTTTCCTATCCTTTGGTCAGGACAGTGGGCAAGAAGGAAATGGTTGTAGGGCAAGCGCAAGTGACGAAGCGCTTAGCAAACAGCCTATCGTCTATCGAGTACCAAACCCCTTCGAGGGATGAACTCGATCGTTTTTTCTTTTTCTATCCGGAAGACCCGCGCAACGGCAATTCACTGAAAGCTTACGGCCAGCCCGACGTTTGGGGCACATTGGACAAGCTGCACGAAGGCACCGTGGCGGAATTAGCCTTTTCAACAGATCGCTTCATGACACCTGAAGAGTTGATCGCGCAATTGGAACCTTATGATATCGACGTTTTGTGGATGCCGCTGCATACGGGTGAATTTGAAACGTTCACGCCAGGCAGTTGGGGAGGCGGCGGTGACGATCTATCCGTGAACACTGTCTTCGGCCTGACAGGAGGGCAAAGCGCTTCCGATGATTTCCGATCTTTTTCTTCTATCTACCGGCTTGATTCTGAGACCATACAAGACAGCAAACAGATGATGATGGCTAATATGGAAACTTTGCTCGAAGAAAAGTCGGCCTCTTATTACGAAAGATTTTTGGGTCTGGATTATTTGAATGAACGCCATGATTATATAGAGAAAAATGGCTTTACGGTATACGGCGCTGTGGTCACTGGACCGGTCAAAGAATTATTGAAGCTCGAAGAGGAAGCTGTAGTGGCCGGTGAGCAATTGGGACAAGTGGAATTGTGGAATTGGGAAGAAGAGTAA
- a CDS encoding sigma-70 family RNA polymerase sigma factor, whose amino-acid sequence MKNQQLEQLFKLYSKPLYYFLWKLSGSSHLAEDLTQETFVRATISLHTYQGEQARAWLFKVARNIYIDEWRKRKRRESIPFINRFKPAEEMISPYGLPEDTALAQEQRDDLNMLFDYLPEHYRTILYLREVAEFSYSEIVNAMDLSVEQVKVTLYRSRKKLETIAQQKGWHDDRME is encoded by the coding sequence ATGAAAAACCAGCAGCTGGAACAGCTTTTTAAACTGTATTCAAAACCCCTTTATTATTTTCTTTGGAAGTTATCAGGTTCTTCCCATCTGGCCGAAGATCTGACCCAAGAAACATTTGTCAGGGCAACTATCTCACTTCATACCTATCAAGGAGAACAAGCGCGGGCGTGGCTTTTCAAGGTGGCGCGTAATATTTATATTGATGAATGGCGCAAACGCAAGAGAAGGGAAAGCATTCCGTTCATAAATAGATTCAAGCCGGCTGAAGAAATGATCAGCCCATACGGATTGCCGGAAGATACAGCTTTGGCGCAAGAGCAACGGGACGACTTGAATATGCTGTTCGATTATTTGCCGGAACATTACCGGACGATTCTTTATTTGAGAGAAGTGGCAGAATTTAGTTATTCTGAAATAGTAAATGCGATGGATTTATCAGTAGAACAAGTAAAGGTCACATTGTACCGGTCACGAAAAAAACTGGAGACCATTGCACAACAGAAAGGGTGGCACGATGACAGAATGGAATGA
- a CDS encoding potassium channel family protein, translated as MRWNKKQFAVIGLGRFGGSICKELHQMGHDVLAIDRDEKKVVEFAAFSSHALQLDSTNESALKQSGITNYENVIVAIGEDIQSSILTTLVLKDLQIPKVYVKAQNHYHQKVLMKIGVEQVVQPEIEMGKKMAEHLGSQKIIDSIDLSADYSITELMATPKVNRKSLHDLKIRLKFGVTVLAIKRGEKLNVSPLPDDILQAGDVLTVLGTKKDIHQFDRAGL; from the coding sequence ATGAGATGGAACAAGAAGCAGTTCGCAGTGATCGGATTAGGAAGATTCGGGGGCAGCATTTGCAAAGAACTGCATCAAATGGGTCACGATGTACTGGCAATAGACCGCGACGAGAAAAAAGTAGTGGAGTTCGCGGCGTTTTCTTCCCACGCACTTCAATTGGACTCGACCAACGAGTCAGCTCTGAAGCAATCGGGCATTACCAATTATGAAAATGTTATCGTTGCAATCGGCGAAGATATCCAATCGAGCATCCTGACGACACTCGTTTTGAAGGATCTGCAAATTCCTAAAGTGTACGTTAAAGCCCAAAACCATTACCACCAGAAAGTGTTGATGAAGATCGGCGTGGAGCAAGTCGTTCAACCGGAGATTGAAATGGGCAAAAAAATGGCTGAACATCTAGGGTCTCAAAAAATCATCGATTCGATCGACCTTTCTGCAGACTATAGCATTACCGAATTAATGGCCACGCCGAAAGTTAACCGGAAGTCTCTGCATGATCTGAAGATCCGCTTGAAATTCGGCGTGACCGTCCTCGCCATTAAACGTGGGGAGAAATTGAATGTTTCCCCGTTGCCAGATGACATCTTGCAGGCAGGAGATGTTTTGACGGTGCTTGGAACAAAGAAAGATATCCACCAATTCGACCGGGCAGGTTTATAA
- a CDS encoding TrkH family potassium uptake protein, whose amino-acid sequence MKRSTLFKKIKISPPQILTMIFLVAILFGTILLYLPISTVEPISWIDALFTATSATTVTGLVVVSTGNDFTVFGQSVIMVLMQIGGLGLMTFAILVVLLLGKKIGLRGRILIQQSFNQYSLGGMIRLVQVLLFFAFGIELLATAILAVRWVPEYGWTYGLFTSAFHAVSAFNNAGFSLWDDSLSAYVGDPTVNILITLLFISGGIGFTVLYDLWKTRNFKQLSLHSKVMLTGTLAVNLIAMLFLFVSEYGNMETIGALPLGDKLWASYFQAVTPRTAGFNSIDIGSMETGSIVLISLLMFIGAGSASTGSGIKLTTFLVIILVTASYLKGKKEAVIFNRAIPSHLLERSLAIVFISMSAVFAGILILSYTEQAPFEWIIFEAFSAFGTVGLSMGLTGELSTIGKFVIMILMFIGRVGPVTLAFALARQHREQISHPKGDIFTG is encoded by the coding sequence ATGAAACGATCCACCTTATTTAAAAAAATTAAAATATCACCGCCTCAAATTCTAACGATGATCTTCCTGGTGGCGATTTTATTTGGCACCATCTTGTTGTATTTGCCGATCTCCACAGTTGAGCCGATTTCATGGATTGATGCGTTGTTCACCGCTACGTCTGCGACAACGGTGACCGGGCTGGTCGTTGTCAGTACCGGCAATGATTTCACGGTGTTCGGGCAATCCGTCATCATGGTCCTCATGCAGATCGGCGGGCTCGGCCTCATGACCTTCGCCATTTTGGTCGTTTTGCTGCTGGGCAAAAAAATTGGCCTGCGGGGACGGATTTTGATCCAGCAGTCGTTCAACCAGTATTCACTTGGCGGCATGATCCGCCTCGTGCAGGTTCTGCTGTTTTTCGCATTCGGCATTGAGTTATTGGCCACTGCGATTTTAGCGGTTCGTTGGGTTCCGGAATACGGCTGGACATACGGGCTTTTCACCAGCGCTTTCCACGCTGTTTCCGCATTCAATAATGCAGGATTCTCTCTATGGGATGACAGCCTAAGTGCCTATGTCGGCGACCCAACAGTCAATATCCTGATCACCCTCTTGTTCATTTCAGGCGGGATCGGCTTTACCGTCTTGTATGATTTGTGGAAAACGAGAAACTTTAAGCAATTGTCCCTCCATTCCAAAGTCATGCTGACGGGGACCTTAGCCGTGAATCTGATCGCAATGCTGTTTTTATTCGTTTCTGAGTACGGCAATATGGAAACCATCGGCGCGCTGCCGCTTGGCGATAAACTATGGGCTTCGTATTTTCAAGCGGTTACCCCACGTACTGCAGGATTCAATTCCATCGACATCGGCAGCATGGAGACCGGCTCGATCGTGCTAATCTCGCTGCTGATGTTCATCGGGGCGGGCAGTGCCTCGACCGGGAGCGGTATCAAGCTTACGACTTTCTTAGTCATTATTTTAGTGACTGCTTCTTATTTGAAAGGGAAAAAAGAAGCGGTCATTTTCAACCGGGCGATCCCTTCCCACTTGCTGGAACGATCTCTGGCGATTGTGTTCATTAGCATGTCCGCTGTTTTCGCCGGCATTCTCATTCTGTCTTATACAGAGCAGGCGCCATTCGAATGGATTATTTTTGAAGCGTTCTCTGCTTTCGGGACAGTTGGGCTGTCGATGGGCTTGACCGGAGAGCTTTCGACCATCGGCAAATTCGTCATTATGATACTGATGTTCATCGGCCGAGTCGGTCCTGTGACGCTGGCATTTGCATTGGCCCGCCAGCACCGGGAACAAATCAGCCATCCGAAAGGCGATATTTTTACAGGTTGA
- a CDS encoding TetR/AcrR family transcriptional regulator, with protein sequence MNKSSAITTQTKQNLMDAFWEIYCMKRIEKITVKEVTVKAGYNRSTFYEYFTDVYDVLEQLENSLISKLQELPVQQLSTAGSTFPFESLVTVYMQHSKYLAVLLGDHGDPAFQAKTKRSMKPLMKEAMLGQGAKDDFELDYTLEYALSAMIGVLSYWFNQKDAPPLEELMELLARLSSEGVMKN encoded by the coding sequence ATGAACAAGAGCTCAGCGATTACAACCCAGACAAAACAAAATCTCATGGATGCTTTTTGGGAAATCTACTGCATGAAACGAATTGAGAAAATCACTGTGAAGGAAGTGACCGTCAAAGCAGGATATAATCGCTCCACCTTTTATGAATATTTTACTGACGTCTATGATGTATTGGAGCAGCTGGAAAACAGCTTAATCTCGAAGCTGCAGGAACTTCCTGTTCAGCAATTGTCCACTGCGGGTTCTACTTTTCCGTTCGAATCTTTAGTCACGGTATATATGCAACATAGCAAGTATCTCGCAGTATTGTTGGGAGACCATGGAGACCCAGCTTTCCAAGCTAAAACCAAGCGCAGTATGAAGCCTTTAATGAAAGAGGCGATGTTAGGACAAGGCGCAAAAGATGATTTTGAATTAGACTACACACTGGAATATGCATTGTCTGCAATGATAGGGGTATTGAGTTATTGGTTTAACCAAAAAGATGCACCGCCACTTGAAGAGTTGATGGAGTTATTGGCTCGGCTTTCAAGTGAAGGGGTCATGAAAAATTAG
- a CDS encoding ABC transporter ATP-binding protein, with the protein MAAIDIQHLTKDYGNGKGIFDITIQIEKGQVYGFLGPNGAGKTTTIRHLLGFIKPQIGKSTILNLDCWEEPQKIQQQLGYLPAEIVFPENMTGTQLIQHTAKMRGIHDKAAAKQLAERFDWDPSAQIKRMSKGMKQKLGIVCAFMHDPQILILDEPTTGLDPLMQSVFVELIHEEKRKGKSILMSSHLFEEVEGTCDSIAMIKQGRLISVTDAQSVKQLDKTTFRIHFQNLLDFQSIQQENFLIREAHPETMHIVVDIENLQLNALLRALADREVVSIHEIKHSLEDSFMNFYHKGVDYHV; encoded by the coding sequence ATGGCGGCAATAGATATTCAACATTTAACGAAGGATTATGGGAATGGGAAAGGAATCTTTGATATCACGATTCAAATCGAAAAAGGACAAGTATATGGATTTTTAGGTCCTAACGGGGCGGGTAAAACGACAACCATCCGTCATTTACTGGGATTCATCAAACCTCAAATCGGCAAGTCCACTATTTTAAATCTAGACTGCTGGGAGGAGCCACAAAAAATTCAGCAGCAACTCGGTTATTTACCGGCCGAAATCGTCTTTCCCGAAAACATGACCGGCACGCAGCTTATTCAACATACGGCTAAGATGCGCGGGATTCATGATAAGGCAGCGGCTAAACAATTGGCCGAGAGATTTGACTGGGATCCTTCTGCCCAAATAAAGCGAATGTCTAAAGGAATGAAACAAAAGCTCGGGATTGTCTGTGCTTTCATGCACGACCCTCAAATCCTCATTCTGGATGAACCGACTACTGGACTTGATCCGCTTATGCAATCGGTATTTGTTGAGCTGATTCATGAGGAAAAACGAAAAGGCAAGAGCATCCTTATGTCCTCTCACCTGTTTGAAGAAGTCGAGGGCACCTGCGACAGTATTGCGATGATCAAACAAGGCAGATTGATTTCAGTAACCGATGCACAAAGTGTTAAGCAATTGGATAAAACCACTTTTCGTATACACTTCCAGAACCTGCTGGATTTCCAGTCTATCCAGCAGGAAAACTTCCTTATTCGCGAAGCACATCCAGAAACGATGCACATCGTAGTCGACATAGAAAATCTTCAACTGAATGCGCTGCTCCGAGCTCTTGCGGACAGAGAAGTTGTCTCAATACACGAAATCAAACATTCATTGGAAGATTCGTTTATGAACTTTTACCACAAGGGAGTTGATTATCATGTTTAA
- a CDS encoding ABC transporter permease subunit, with translation MFNSRLFVHLAKTNFKTFFITAAALSVLIGIIMSVFTPETMTDIAQANENAPVNPLGDISTLIAFVANQYFGNFALIFGMIYAVIIGNKLVASQVDKGSMAYHLSTPITRTQYTFTSFLYIASSLTAMFALVFLVGVGVAELVQPGELPVGTFFVLSLGSLLLNLAISGITFFASCLFNRSSQSLALGGGLTIFFFAANMLAGMNDSLEILENATIVTLIDSAAIISGEGYAIQLFILAGLALVMSLLGITAFNKKDLPL, from the coding sequence ATGTTTAATAGCCGTTTATTTGTCCACTTGGCGAAAACCAACTTCAAAACTTTCTTTATCACAGCCGCCGCTCTCTCGGTGCTGATCGGAATCATCATGAGCGTATTTACACCTGAGACAATGACTGATATCGCCCAAGCCAACGAGAATGCACCCGTTAACCCGTTAGGTGACATTTCGACTTTAATCGCTTTTGTCGCCAATCAGTATTTCGGGAATTTCGCCCTCATTTTCGGGATGATTTATGCTGTAATCATCGGGAACAAGCTAGTAGCCAGCCAGGTGGATAAAGGCAGCATGGCTTATCACCTTTCCACCCCGATCACGAGAACTCAATACACCTTTACGAGCTTTCTCTATATAGCCTCTTCCCTAACGGCAATGTTTGCACTGGTATTTCTCGTTGGGGTTGGAGTGGCAGAGCTCGTCCAGCCAGGTGAATTACCTGTTGGGACCTTTTTCGTCCTTAGCTTGGGATCGTTATTATTGAATCTCGCGATCAGCGGCATCACTTTCTTCGCCTCCTGTTTATTCAACCGCTCCAGCCAGTCCTTGGCCCTGGGCGGCGGGCTAACGATATTTTTCTTTGCAGCCAATATGCTCGCTGGGATGAACGATAGCTTAGAAATTCTCGAAAACGCAACCATCGTCACGCTCATCGACTCCGCTGCAATTATTTCAGGAGAAGGGTACGCTATTCAATTATTCATCCTGGCCGGACTCGCCCTGGTTATGTCTCTTCTTGGCATAACGGCTTTCAATAAAAAAGACCTGCCCCTATAA
- a CDS encoding WapI family immunity protein has product MKVHILGEQAETQIEVLKRSYPKSVDFWDANWLDTMIIIKIPGYSAHFDAQLRADEFRDFHKQLKEMNKRLKRKVELTSMEGVIDVQGRINLLGRIVWKVETQYPVGTGAVLTFEFDSDQSFVPPLLKELEGVLTNYPVIGTP; this is encoded by the coding sequence GTGAAAGTCCACATACTGGGGGAACAAGCTGAGACGCAAATAGAAGTGTTAAAAAGAAGTTATCCAAAATCAGTGGATTTTTGGGATGCTAACTGGCTGGATACAATGATAATAATAAAAATCCCTGGATATTCTGCTCACTTTGATGCGCAATTGAGGGCAGATGAATTCAGGGATTTTCATAAACAATTGAAGGAAATGAACAAGCGGTTAAAAAGGAAAGTCGAATTAACTTCAATGGAAGGCGTCATTGACGTACAAGGCCGTATAAATCTGCTTGGCCGGATTGTGTGGAAAGTGGAAACGCAGTATCCGGTCGGAACCGGAGCGGTACTCACTTTCGAATTCGATTCGGATCAAAGCTTTGTGCCGCCATTACTGAAAGAATTGGAAGGTGTCCTTACAAACTATCCAGTCATAGGCACTCCGTAA
- a CDS encoding SDR family oxidoreductase: protein MAKPKSIALVTGVSNHTGIGAAVCRKLAQQETDIFFTHWQATPDFPERFRSEIKDLGVRCEFVEVDLAQRDAEAAILTHVKSAIGFPNILINNAAHSIDSNYMDLTGTILDDHYMVNMRATLLLSTEFAKGFQQMGRNDGRIINLTSGQEQGPMPGNLAYAATKGAISAFTSSLSAELTELGITVNAVNPGPTDTNWMDDDIREYLRPKFGLGRIGKPEDAANLIAFLASEEGGWITGQVIHSEGGFLRS, encoded by the coding sequence ATGGCAAAACCCAAAAGTATTGCATTGGTCACCGGCGTCAGCAACCACACCGGCATCGGCGCGGCTGTGTGCCGAAAACTCGCTCAACAAGAAACAGATATTTTCTTTACCCACTGGCAAGCAACGCCGGATTTTCCAGAGCGCTTCCGTTCAGAAATCAAGGATCTGGGTGTACGCTGTGAGTTTGTGGAGGTTGATTTAGCGCAACGGGATGCCGAAGCAGCTATCCTGACGCATGTGAAAAGTGCCATCGGATTCCCGAATATCCTCATCAATAACGCGGCGCATTCAATTGATTCCAACTATATGGATCTGACCGGCACGATCTTAGACGATCATTATATGGTGAATATGAGAGCGACGCTTTTATTGTCCACAGAATTCGCGAAAGGATTTCAGCAAATGGGGCGAAATGATGGGCGCATTATCAATTTGACCTCCGGGCAGGAGCAGGGGCCGATGCCAGGGAATTTGGCGTATGCGGCAACAAAAGGCGCGATTTCGGCATTCACCTCATCTTTGTCCGCAGAACTCACGGAACTGGGCATCACAGTGAACGCCGTCAATCCAGGACCGACCGACACCAATTGGATGGACGATGACATCCGGGAGTACCTGCGGCCGAAATTCGGCTTGGGGCGCATCGGGAAACCCGAAGATGCCGCAAACTTGATCGCGTTTCTTGCCAGCGAGGAAGGCGGCTGGATTACTGGGCAAGTGATTCATTCGGAAGGTGGATTTTTGAGAAGTTGA
- a CDS encoding GNAT family N-acetyltransferase, whose protein sequence is MIKFRKAESRDAEQIVQVIKNAEDSGYMMFNPGERQISAESFAKFIDVLNANEKSGVFIASEEHQALGYLIVQNENPQRISHRAYIVMGVHSNSRGKGVGKALFSHVIAWAKSVDLHRLELTVIAENASAVTLYQKMGFEIEGVKRDSLFINDGYVDEYYMAKLL, encoded by the coding sequence GTGATTAAATTTCGAAAAGCTGAAAGTCGCGACGCAGAACAAATCGTGCAAGTCATCAAAAACGCTGAGGATTCAGGATATATGATGTTCAATCCGGGCGAGCGGCAAATTTCAGCCGAATCGTTCGCAAAATTCATCGATGTATTGAATGCCAACGAAAAGTCAGGCGTTTTTATCGCGAGCGAAGAACATCAAGCTCTAGGATACTTGATTGTGCAAAATGAGAACCCCCAGCGAATTTCACATCGTGCTTATATTGTTATGGGTGTCCATAGCAATAGCCGCGGCAAAGGCGTTGGAAAGGCATTATTTTCCCATGTCATCGCTTGGGCAAAGTCCGTCGATCTGCATCGTTTGGAACTGACAGTGATAGCAGAAAACGCATCAGCAGTTACTTTATATCAGAAGATGGGATTCGAAATTGAAGGTGTGAAGCGGGATTCGCTGTTCATCAATGATGGCTATGTGGATGAATATTATATGGCAAAGCTGCTTTAA